One stretch of Schizosaccharomyces pombe strain 972h- genome assembly, chromosome: III DNA includes these proteins:
- the sfh1 gene encoding RSC complex subunit Sfh1, whose amino-acid sequence MAQACKTTYSSRLKTGNTCLIQKNVAVSTRSHSSYTGRNSLRNVPAVNYAAFEQGEDFETPVETPEKEEEKFETDDRGLAVGRPTGNNIYPRFATKTRHIYVTDEQLKCAAEERDVYIPIRLDIELPNNYRLKDTFLWNMNEQVMTPDVFAQILCADLDLSTNVYGTQISSSIRAQIEEYAPVAEVPMPKGQEMLVVFNIQVQLAQLSYNDQVEWNLTSPLTPEEFSVLTCNDLGLSGESRPEIAYAIHECLLKLKKNACEGDLPDYDSDAVPGTKAGPRQDMDTLGALWQPVLETVSLEDAKKNENNRENLVKQWRREASKFGGFAADVSAERWRAAALGNLSQSETANLPSASVSDAQTLLEQERPRWRCRWCNVLGTGTFCVRRGPEGNKSLCNACGVAYAKTGQLPYWRKSLYT is encoded by the coding sequence ATGGCTCAAGCTTGTAAAACCACATACTCATCTCGTTTGAAAACGGGAAATACATGCttaatccaaaaaaatgttgCAGTATCGACTAGGTCGCATTCTTCGTATACAGGCAGAAATTCGTTGAGAAATGTTCCAGCGGTTAATTACGCCGCATTCGAACAAGGTGAGGATTTTGAAACGCCAGTAGAAACTccagaaaaagaagaggaaaagtTCGAAACGGATGATCGGGGGCTGGCAGTTGGCAGACCAACCGGAAACAACATCTATCCAAGATTCGCGACTAAAACAAGACATATTTACGTTACAGACGAACAGCTTAAATGCGCTGCAGAAGAACGAGATGTATACATACCAATACGGCTGGATATTGAACTGCCCAACAATTATCGACTCAAGGACACGTTTTTATGGAACATGAACGAGCAAGTAATGACACCGGATGTGTTTGCTCAAATCTTGTGTGCCGATTTAGATTTATCTACGAATGTATATGGAACGCAAATTAGTTCCAGTATTCGTGCACAAATCGAAGAGTATGCACCGGTGGCTGAGGTGCCTATGCCAAAGGGGCAGGAAATGCTCGTTGTATTCAATATCCAAGTTCAACTTGCTCAGTTAAGCTACAATGATCAGGTGGAATGGAATTTAACGAGTCCTCTTACACCTGAGGAATTTAGTGTATTAACCTGCAACGATTTGGGGCTTTCTGGGGAATCTCGACCAGAAATTGCCTATGCAATCCATGAATGTCTtttaaagttgaaaaagaatgcaTGTGAGGGTGATTTGCCAGATTACGACAGTGATGCAGTTCCTGGAACGAAGGCTGGACCTCGTCAGGACATGGATACTTTGGGTGCATTATGGCAACCAGTGCTGGAAACAGTTTCCCTTGAAGATGCCAAAAAGAATGAGAACAATCGAGAGAATTTGGTGAAACAATGGCGTCGTGAAGCTTCTAAGTTTGGAGGATTTGCGGCGGATGTTTCGGCAGAACGATGGCGAGCGGCAGCTCTGGGCAATCTTAGTCAAAGCGAGACAGCCAACTTGCCCAGTGCTTCAGTGTCGGATGCACAAACACTGTTGGAACAGGAACGACCCCGATGGAGATGTCGTTGGTGCAACGTGCTGGGCACAGGAACATTTTGTGTTCGAAGAGGACCCGAAGGAAACAAATCATTGTGCAATGCTTGTGGTGTTGCATATGCTAAAACAGGACAATTGCCATATTGGAGAAAATCTCTATACACTTAA
- the mcm4 gene encoding MCM complex subunit Mcm4/Cdc21: MSSSQQSGRANELRTPGRANSSSREAVDSSPLFFPASSPGSTRLTTPRTTARTPLASSPLLFESSSPGPNIPQSSRSHLLSQRNDLFLDSSSQRTPRSTRRGDIHSSVQMSTPSRRREVDPQRPGVSTPSSLLFSGSDALTFSQAHPSSEVADDTVRVIWGTNVSIQESIASFRGFLRGFKKKYRPEYRNELMPPPDAEQLVYIEALRNMRIMGLEILNLDVQDLKHYPPTKKLYHQLYSYPQEIIPIMDQTIKDVMLDLLGTNPPEDVLNDIELKIYKIRPFNLEKCINMRDLNPGDIDKLISIKGLVLRCTPVIPDMKQAFFRCSVCGHCVTVEIDRGRIAEPIKCPREVCGATNAMQLIHNRSEFADKQVIKLQETPDVVPDGQTPHSVSLCVYDELVDSARAGDRIEVTGIFRCVPVRLNPRMRTVKSLFKTYVDVVHIKKQDKRRLGTDPSTLESDIAEDAALQIDEVRKISDEEVEKIQQVSKRDDIYDILSRSLAPSIYEMDDVKKGLLLQLFGGTNKSFHKGASPRYRGDINILMCGDPSTSKSQILKYVHKIAPRGVYTSGKGSSAVGLTAYITRDQDTKQLVLESGALVLSDGGICCIDEFDKMSDATRSILHEVMEQQTVTVAKAGIITTLNARTSILASANPIGSKYNPDLPVTKNIDLPPTLLSRFDLVYLILDRVDETLDRKLANHIVSMYMEDTPEHATDMEVFSVEFLTSYITYARNNINPVISEEAAKELVNAYVGMRKLGEDVRASEKRITATTRQLESMIRLSEAHAKMHLRNVVEVGDVLEAARLIKTAIKDYATDPATGKISLDLIYVNERETLVPEDMVKELANLISNLTVGGKTMLVSQLLTRFREQSSTRLDASDFEACLGALERRGRIKVITSAGHRIVRSIAQTD; this comes from the coding sequence ATGTCCTCTAGTCAGCAAAGTGGCAGAGCCAATGAGTTGAGGACTCCTGGAAGAGCTAACAGCTCTTCAAGAGAAGCAGTGGATTCTTCTCCGTTATTTTTTCCTGCTTCGTCTCCTGGTTCTACACGCCTTACAACACCGAGGACTACAGCGCGTACACCTCTCGCTTCCTCTCCTTTACTGTTTGAATCTAGTTCACCAGGTCCAAACATTCCTCAGAGTTCACGTTCTCATCTTTTATCTCAGCGTAATGACTTGTTCCTTGACAGTAGTTCGCAGAGAACACCGCGCTCGACAAGACGTGGAGACATCCATTCTAGCGTGCAAATGTCTACCCCATCTCGTCGAAGAGAAGTTGACCCTCAACGTCCCGGGGTAAGCACTCCTAGTAGCTTGTTGTTTTCTGGGTCAGATGCACTCACGTTTAGTCAGGCGCACCCAAGCAGTGAAGTAGCTGATGACACTGTCCGTGTCATTTGGGGAACAAATGTATCTATTCAAGAAAGTATCGCTTCCTTTCGTGGATTTCTACGTGGgtttaagaaaaagtatCGACCTGAATACAGAAATGAACTTATGCCACCTCCTGATGCCGAACAACTAGTGTATATTGAAGCGCTACGAAACATGCGTATTATGGGTTTGGAAATATTAAATCTTGATGTTCAGGATTTAAAGCATTATCCCCCAACCAAGAAGCTATATCACCAGCTTTACTCATACCCTCAAGAAATCATTCCTATCATGGATCAAACCATTAAAGACGTTATGCTAGACTTGTTAGGAACTAATCCTCCCGAAGATGTTCTTAATGACATTGAGcttaaaatttacaaaattcgTCCTTTTAATCTTGAAAAATGCATTAATATGCGTGATCTTAATCCTGGTGACATTGACAAATTGATCTCTATTAAAGGTCTGGTACTTAGGTGTACACCTGTAATACCCGACATGAAGCAAGCATTTTTTCGATGTTCAGTTTGTGGTCATTGTGTTACCGTGGAAATCGATAGAGGGCGAATTGCTGAGCCCATAAAATGCCCTAGAGAAGTCTGTGGTGCTACAAATGCAATGCAGCTAATTCATAATCGTTCTGAATTCGCCGATAAGCAAGTTATTAAACTCCAAGAGACACCTGACGTGGTACCGGATGGCCAAACCCCACACTCTGTAAGTCTGTGCGTATATGATGAACTGGTTGACTCTGCTAGAGCAGGAGATCGTATAGAAGTCACTGGGATTTTTCGCTGTGTACCAGTTCGTTTGAACCCTCGCATGCGTACTGtaaaatcattatttaaaacttaTGTCGACGTTGTTCACATAAAAAAGCAGGACAAACGTCGTTTGGGTACGGATCCTTCTACGTTGGAAAGCGATATTGCTGAAGATGCTGCTTTACAAATTGATGAAGTACGGAAAATATCAGACGAAGAAGtggaaaaaattcaacaaGTTTCAAAGCGGGACGATATATACGATATTCTTTCCCGGTCTCTGGCACCTAGCATTTACGAAATGGATGATGTTAAAAAGGGGCTTTTGCTACAGCTATTTGGTGGAACGAACAAGTCTTTTCATAAAGGCGCAAGTCCGAGATATCGTGGAGACATAAATATCTTGATGTGTGGTGATCCATCTACGTCTAAGtctcaaattttgaagtatGTCCATAAGATAGCACCCAGAGGTGTTTACACTAGTGGCAAGGGTTCATCTGCTGTTGGTTTAACTGCCTATATTACTCGTGACCAAGACACGAAGCAACTAGTCTTGGAAAGTGGTGCTTTGGTACTGTCAGATGGGGGCATTTGCTGCATTGATGAGTTTGACAAAATGTCCGATGCTACACGTTCTATTCTTCATGAAGTTATGGAGCAGCAAACCGTTACAGTTGCCAAGGCTGGCATTATTACTACTTTGAACGCTAGGACTTCTATTTTAGCTAGTGCAAATCCAATTGGAAGCAAATACAATCCAGACTTGCCTGTCACCaaaaatattgatcttCCGCCTACTCTCTTATCTAGATTTGATTTGGTGTATTTAATATTAGACCGCGTGGATGAAACGCTGGATAGGAAGCTCGCAAATCATATTGTTTCTATGTACATGGAAGATACTCCTGAACATGCTACAGATATGGAGGTCTTTAGTGTGGAATTTTTGACAAGCTATATCACATATGCtagaaataatattaatcCTGTCATTAGTGAAGAGGCAGCAAAGGAACTAGTGAATGCTTATGTTGGTATGCGAAAGCTTGGGGAGGATGTGCGAGCATCTGAGAAAAGAATTACTGCTACAACAAGACAACTGGAATCAATGATTCGTCTATCTGAGGCCCATGCGAAAATGCATCTTCGCAACGTTGTTGAGGTAGGAGATGTTCTTGAAGCTGCTCGCTTGATTAAGACCGCTATTAAGGATTATGCAACTGATCCTGCAACAGGAAAGATTTCTCTTGACCTAATTTATGTTAATGAAAGAGAGACTTTGGTACCTGAAGATATGGTCAAAGAACTGGcgaatttaatttcaaatttaacTGTGGGTGGAAAAACTATGTTGGTCAGTCAATTGTTAACTCGGTTTCGTGAGCAGAGTTCTACTCGCTTAGATGCTTCTGATTTCGAAGCTTGTCTGGGTGCTTTGGAAAGGCGAGGACGTATTAAGGTTATTACCAGTGCTGGACATCGCATTGTACGTTCAATTGCACAGActgattaa
- the ubp1 gene encoding ubiquitin hydrolase Ubp1, translated as MASTATQNASTRYSQIWIDQPASLPFQDSINLIKEDKEKWKKEKTAFLIDYDWFEGYVDFIYGEGDNPGPITQWRLLDEKNELKHSLEESIDYSIVSASLWHMLVEWFGLEGLAIERKVLLVGLAAEQKPFVDIYPINFTLHVLFDPINGENTSYSPLYQIDEPYHSDEPYAFSFSRSDTLRSLYKQVMEAFQISDGTSFRLWYLNKSNLSSRFVSLSEFNDQPAIALLSEYAVCMTIFEIDIADGSLLLEFQHPNGEWLSDSITKEQNLTINKEIGLCGLYNLGNSCYMNSALQCMIHTHELTKYFLSDSYEKDINYNNPLGMMGKVALSYASLLKMIHHTADMHSVSPSSFKFIIGEFNTYFSGYRQQDSQEFIAFFLDGLHEDLNRIQIKPYFERPDLFDEHPLHVQRVANQCWDIHTKRNDSIIVQLFQGMYKSTLECSICYQKSTAFDPFMYLTLPLPTSAKWRHKVVYVPPFGTQSPVELYLELLMESTVIQMKFQATEKLQKMGLECGELTACDIYRGKVYKVLKNKDKISKKIHKWDHVVLYGSTANGLTIPIVHGCKRPAMPGSYQSNDVFGFPLQLNVRSRNVLTNDLVKEIVELYRVYAGIDVAIGTLQLGLKRMESKAGKWECIKEIEVKRFEIVEEEEIVIDDKTVIMCLWNDQQYEKLFYNCEWIFEKIQFHMESITLEDCLLEFSKPEQLDLQDSWYCPGCKAFRPATKRLEIWRLPKILVIHLNRFSGHGGDLRRRRKRRDLVVYPVFDLNLKQFLSPFIKDHEWLSSQKSMLYDLYAVDNHHGFMSNGHYTAYARDASSQTFFKFDDTAICEIDPEDIVTSSAYVLFYRAKN; from the exons ATGGCATCAACTGCTACTCAAAACGCAAGCACTCGATATTCCCAAATTTGGATCGACCAACCTGCTTCATTGCCGTTCCAAGATTcgataaatttaattaaagaggataaagaaaaatggaaaaaagaaaaaactgCCTTTTTAATTGACTATGACTGGTTCGAAGGATACGTTGACTTTATATATGGAGAAGGCGACAACCCTGGTCCTATAACTCAATGGAGGCTGCTGGATGAAAAAAACGAGCTTAAACATTCTTTGGAGGAATCTATTGATTATAGCATTGTCTCTGCTTCGCTATGGCATATGCTTGTTGAGTG GTTTGGATTAGAAGGTCTAGCTATAGAGCGAAAAGTTCTTTTGGTAGGATTGGCTGCTGAGCAAAAGCCATTCGTAGATATCTATCCTATAAACTTTACTTTGCACGTTTTATTCGACCCAATAAACGGTGAAAACACGAGCTATTCACCATTATACCAAATTGATGAACCATATCATAGTGATGAACCCTATGCGTTTAGCTTTTCCCGAAGTGATACCCTTCGGTCTTTGTACAAACAAGTGATGGAAGCTTTCCAAATATCTGATGGTACTTCTTTCCGTTTATGGTATCTAAACAAAAGTAATCTATCTTCTAGGTTTGTAAGTTTGTCGGAGTTCAATGATCAACCTGCGATTGCTTTGCTTTCCGAGTATGCTGTTTGCATGACTATTTTCGAAATAGATATTGCCGATGGAAGCTTATTGCTCGAGTTTCAACATCCTAACGGAGAGTGGTTATCTGACTCTATAACCAAAGagcaaaatttaacaataaataaagaaatcgGACTCTGCGGTCTTTACAATTTGGGTAATTCATGCTATATGAATTCTGCCCTTCAATGTATGATACATACACACGAActtacaaaatattttcttagTGATTCTTATGAAAAGGATATTAATTACAACAATCCGTTGGGAATGATGGGGAAAGTTGCCTTGTCTTATGCTAGTCTACTGAAGATGATCCATCATACTGCTGATATGCACTCGGTGTCACCTagttctttcaaatttataattGGCGAGTTTAATACCTATTTTTCTGGATATCGTCAGCAAGATTCTCAGGAATTCATCGCCTTTTTCTTAGACGGGTTACACGAAGATTTGAATCGAATTCAGATAAAACCATACTTTGAAAGGCCAGATTTATTTGACGAACACCCATTACATGTTCAGAGAGTTGCAAATCAATGTTGGGATATTCATACAAAACGAAATGATTCCATAATTGTTCAGTTGTTTCAAGGAATGTATAAAAGCACCTTAGAGTGCTCCATATGCTATCAAAAATCAACTGCGTTTGATCCGTTCATGTATCTTACTCTTCCACTTCCTACTAGTGCAAAATGGCGACACAAGGTAGTGTACGTCCCGCCATTTGGCACACAGAGTCCTGTGGAATTGTATTTGGAGCTTCTCATGGAAAGTACGGTAATCCAAATGAAGTTTCAAGCTACGGAAAAGCTTCAAAAGATGGGACTCGAATGCGGGGAACTTACTGCTTGTGACATTTATCGGGGAAAGGTGTACAAggtattgaaaaataaagacaaaatatctaaaaaaattcataaatgGGATCATGTTGTACTTTATGGAAGTACTGCAAACGGATTAACAATACCTATCGTCCATGGATGTAAACGACCGGCAATGCCCGGATCATACCAGTCTAACGATGTGTTTGGATTTCCTTTACAACTCAACGTCCGTTCTCGAAATGTACTCACAAATGATTTAGTGAAAGAGATTGTCGAACTGTATCGAGTTTATGCAGGCATAGACGTAGCAATCGGAACTCTTCAGCTTGGACTGAAGCGGATGGAAAGTAAGGCCGGGAAATGGGAATGCATAAAGGAAATTGAGGTTAAAAGGTTTGAAATAGTGGAGGAAGAGGAAATCGTTATTGACGACAAAACTGTAATTATGTGTCTATGGAACGATCAACAATatgaaaagttattttatAACTGCGAATggatatttgaaaaaattcagtTCCATATGGAGTCCATCACCCTTGAAGATTGTTTACTGGAGTTTTCCAAGCCAGAGCAGCTTGATTTACAGGATTCCTGGTATTGTCCTGGGTGTAAGGCATTTCGACCGGCAACAAAACGGCTGGAGATCTGGCGATTGCCAAAAATACTAGTCATTCATTTAAATCGATTCAGCGGCCACGGTGGAGATTTGCGGAGAAGACGTAAACGAAGGGATTTAGTAGTTTATCCAGTATTTGATCTCAATTTGAAGCAATTTTTGAGTCCATTTATAAAAGATCATGAGTGGCTATCGTCACAGAAATCGATGCTTTACGATTTGTATGCAGTGGACAATCATCACGGGTTTATGAGTAATGGTCATTATACTGCCTATGCAAGAGATGCATCGAGCCAAACATTCTTTAAGTTTGATGATACAGCTATTTGTGAAATAGATCCGGAGGATATTGTCACATCGTCTGCTTATGTATTGTTTTACAGAGCAAAGAATTAA
- a CDS encoding NAD/NADH kinase produces the protein MATKVEEINKLKKKNLHFRQCSADSLSNSSMQFDLSGLNTPVGELATSNLPSPAHPPFGELHQESRTSNSSAMHIENVVASRLMYNEVANGSFALEPKNILVVTKPRKHSLVYKTAEITKYILTIGTPETKVYVDMRLARSKRFSAHNIAKEANTDIDRIKYWNPYICLIKPSIFDLAITIGDNSTLLYTSWLFQKIGPPVLSFSDDDVPGFLTHFSLSNYQQHLYQVLTQNVSLRFCSRLQCSFHKYDEKTKQYSLASTTYSLDEILISRGEHPFISNLNVYNNSELMTVVQADGLVVATPTGSTNISANAGGSLVHPALNAILVTPVCPHTLSFRPIILPDYNVLNVEIPLDSRSSAFFSVDRHESVEMHRGDYLSIVTSHYPFTTIQNPGYQWTKVLEDKFNWNVRERQKPFSRKPSLSDVKDTSDDKFDITDNSYCREFSADIDG, from the coding sequence ATGGCTACCAAAGTTGAGGAAATAAACAagctgaagaaaaaaaatcttcattttcgACAATGCAGTGCTGACAGCTTGTCGAATTCCTCAATGCAGTTTGATTTGTCGGGCCTAAATACACCGGTTGGAGAATTGGCAACTTCTAACCTCCCTTCACCCGCTCATCCTCCCTTTGGTGAGCTTCATCAAGAATCTAGGACTTCTAATTCCTCTGCGATGCATATAGAGAATGTGGTTGCTTCCAGGCTTATGTATAATGAGGTTGCGAATGGCTCCTTTGCCTTGGAACCAAAGAATATACTAGTTGTAACGAAACCTCGAAAGCATTCGTTAGTTTACAAGACGGCAGAAATCACAAAATATATACTCACAATCGGAACACCGGAAACCAAGGTATATGTGGATATGAGACTAGCTCGTTCCAAGCGCTTCTCTGCTCATAACATCGCTAAAGAAGCAAATACCGACATTGACCGGATCAAGTATTGGAATCCGTATATTTGTTTGATTAAACCAAGTATTTTTGACTTAGCTATAACAATTGGCGACAACTCTACATTATTGTACACATCGTggttatttcaaaaaattgggCCACCTgttctttccttttccgATGATGATGTCCCTGGTTTTTTGACTCATTTTAGTTTATCTAACTATCAGCAGCATTTGTATCAGGTCTTAACTCAAAACGTGTCACTCAGGTTTTGTTCGCGGCTTCAGTGCTCTTTTCATAAATACGATGAAAAAACTAAGCAGTATTCTTTGGCTTCCACAACATACTCTCTTGATGAAATACTCATTAGTAGAGGAGAACATCCATTTATTAGTAACTTGAATGTTTACAACAATTCCGAACTTATGACTGTGGTTCAAGCTGATGGACTTGTTGTAGCTACTCCTACAGGATCCACCAACATCTCAGCGAATGCTGGTGGTTCTCTGGTACATCCTGCACTAAATGCGATTTTAGTAACACCAGTTTGTCCTCATACGCTTTCTTTCCGTCCTATTATTTTACCAGATTACAATGTTTTGAACGTTGAGATCCCTTTGGATTCTCGAAGTAGTGCATTCTTTTCCGTTGACCGTCATGAATCTGTGGAGATGCATAGAGGCGACTATTTATCAATTGTTACGTCTCATTACCCTTTCACAACCATTCAAAATCCAGGATACCAATGGACCAAGGTATTAGAAGATAAATTCAATTGGAATGTGCGTGAGCGTCAAAAGCCCTTTTCTAGAAAACCAAGCTTGAGTGATGTTAAGGATACAAGTGACgataaatttgatattaCAGATAATTCCTATTGCAGAGAATTTTCTGCAGACATTGATGGTTAA
- the luc7 gene encoding U1 snRNP-associated protein Luc7 encodes MAAEQRKIIEQLMGSNLSNFTSRGLVHFTDRKVCRSFLCGICPHDIFTNTKMDLGPCPKIHSDKLKSDYERASYSHDYGYEWDYLEDLERHVDDCNKRIDIAEARREKTKEEEERIDELMRDIIHTDHSIEVIITEMEALAKRKLVNDAVKHFIELNRLKTYRKELYDEVISMNEIPSQASTTHQKLQVCDICSAYLSRLDNDRRLADHFSGKMHLGYAMLRNIARDLRAQLEDREKSRDKKDGEKQRDNLASFEDKISTSFVA; translated from the coding sequence ATGGCCGCTGAACAGAGGAAAATCATAGAACAGTTGATGGGCAGTAATTTGAGTAACTTTACCTCTCGAGGCCTAGTACATTTCACTGATCGCAAAGTTTGCAGAAGCTTTTTATGTGGTATTTGTCCTCATGatatatttacaaatactAAAATGGATTTGGGGCCTTGTCCAAAGATCCACAGTGACAAGTTGAAGTCGGATTATGAACGGGCTAGTTATTCACATGACTATGGCTACGAGTGGGATTATCTGGAAGACCTAGAAAGACATGTTGATGACTGTAATAAGCGTATTGATATTGCTGAAGCTCGtagagaaaaaacaaaagaggAGGAAGAACGGATAGATGAGCTAATGCGAGATATAATACATACCGACCATTCAATTGAAGTTATTATTACAGAAATGGAGGCGCttgcaaaaagaaaattagtGAATGATGCAGTTAAACATTTTATTGAGCTTAATAGGTTGAAGACATACAGGAAAGAATTATATGATGAAGTGATTTCCATGAATGAAATTCCCAGTCAGGCTAGCACAACGCATCAAAAGCTACAAGTATGTGATATTTGTAGCGCTTATCTTTCAAGATTAGACAACGATCGTCGTTTAGCTGATCACTTCTCAGGAAAAATGCATCTTGGATATGCCATGCTGCGAAATATTGCTAGGGATCTTCGAGCTCAATTAGAGGACCGTGAAAAATCCCGTGATAAAAAGGACGGAGAGAAACAAAGAGATAATTTAGcttcttttgaagataAAATCTCAACTTCCTTTGTTGCATAA
- the rpn1302 gene encoding 19S proteasome regulatory subunit rpn1302: MESVFGRVRNETSERGKYGLVSVKAGKLQRKPGTNILQADHRKGVIYMQMASDELLHFYWKERARVSREVEDDYIIFPEEAEFIKIDECTTGRVYALKFKSSSQIHFYWMQEYSDEKDKETASLINQLIADPVNTTRTINSHNNSSSRGTDDSSTSQLLQLFGAASQDALQDFNWEVLSPTAEAPAILPRFPNVNESANMYRASSESNLNGPHATAGENGEDHEEATASPLDENIDYTHSRTLELLEQLQPLILNETTFVEPFSIDRESHRVITHPRVYPKIFPHSPSDLLRISGRAELSENRDFFKHLSSLMEAVAKPESESLREICNLSLEQVQSASGAELFLHALYDRLVNEGVIVISHITQEGSDGEVEEEGDVEMRESNEKDE, from the exons atGGAATCAGTTTTTGGAAGAGTAAGAAACGAGACTAGCGAGAGAGGAAAGTATGGATTAGTCTCCGTAAAAGCTGGAAAACTTCAAAGAAAGCCAGGAACGAATATTCTGCAAGCTGATCACCGAAAAGG AGTTATCTATATGCAAATGGCTTCTGATGAATTATTGCATTTCTATTGGAAAGAAAGGGCCAGGGTTTCTAGAGAAGTAGAAGAT GACTACATCATATTTCCAGAAGAAGCAGAGTTTatcaaaattgatgaatgTACCACGGGACGCGTATATGCactaaaatttaaatccTCTTCGCAGATTCATTTTTACTGGATGCAGGAGTATAGTGATGAAAAAGACAAGGAAACAGCTTCCTTAATCAATCAATTAATTGCTGACCCTGTGAATACGACTCGGACTATCAACTCACATAATAATTCTAGCAGTAGAGGTACGGATGATTCATCAACCAGCCAACTGCTGCAACTGTTTGGTGCAGCAAGCCAAGATGCTCTGCAAGACTTTAACTGGGAAGTTTTATCACCTACAGCCGAAGCACCGGCTATCCTGCCAAGATTTCCTAACGTTAACGAGTCAGCAAACATGTATCGTGCGTCAAGTGAGTCGAATTTGAATGGACCACATGCTACAGCTGGTGAGAATGGCGAAGATCACGAGGAGGCAACGGCCTCCCCTTTGGATGAAAACATCGATTATACTCATTCACGTACGTTGGAATTATTAGAGCAACTTCAGCCCttgattttgaatgaaacGACGTTTGTCGAGCCTTTCTCCATTGACAGAGAATCTCATCGTGTGATTACACATCCTAGAGTGTATCCCAAGATTTTCCCACATTCTCCTTCCGACCTTTTGCGCATCAGCGGTCGTGCAGAGTTGAGCGAAAATcgagatttttttaagcacTTGTCGAGTTTAATGGAGGCAGTTGCAAAACCCGAGTCAGAGTCGTTGCGTGAAATTTGCAACTTGAGTTTAGAGCAAGTGCAAAGTGCTAGTGGAGCtgaattatttttgcaTGCGTTGTACGACCGTTTGGTGAATGAAGGGGTGATTGTGATTTCGCACATAACACAAGAAGGTTCTGATGGCGAAGTTGAGGAGGAAGGAGATGTTGAAATGAGAGAAAGTAACGAAAAGGACGAATAA